From the Cydia pomonella isolate Wapato2018A chromosome 11, ilCydPomo1, whole genome shotgun sequence genome, one window contains:
- the LOC133523092 gene encoding uncharacterized protein LOC133523092, translating to MAKDTRNIESVDSAYYEDELSMLEAKRNIFFELVQGIYKKSLVVDTDLASRESFLDAADTIDELRSEFKEVVNEYNRTLLRARAAAVPNYQPIIAFEDLYCRIRRVVKRLQPAAPPASSLPSIVERARPSLPTMELVAFDGDIRNWPLFYASFKSRVHENLSLTDEEKLFYLIGKLSPKAQAVIAGITPSAENYQLIIDSLIDRFQDKRTLASTYMDQMLNLKINGPASSSNFQTFIDKFVTAANALKSLKLDDLCDFMLLHMALKKLDQETLRAFEMLHRDTKLPTFRNLTDFMKSQFRIYQNVQPSTVVVSAAANPSREKGVKSSQPRSAAPKLQSYVACASTTKCICDNIVHGHLFKCPSLNSLTPSERFKRAKELKACVNCLSIKHRTRECNSEVKCRVCHQKHHTLLHFDKDKDERATTSDVSSVSASAVAKSSSPPPESTSCNTSIVTQALAASNNKMSKQNSTSSCDTVLLSTAKVIVRDNKGGTQVVKCLLDTASQSNFITEECYIKIFSRFDENVNFDVSSFVVDRITDDLPSVPVDMSTLTHVHGLPLADDTLDTPVAIDVLVGATIFPHLLLPHIVKSDVDYLPPAIQTVLGYILMGSVPALQSPRKYTSACCTSIQDSTDNLLKRFWELEEISAPPAQSQDDLECEDYFRATTTRDANGRYTVALPFRDDVFKLGESHSAAKRRFLCLERKLESSSVLRAAYDDIIREYVSKGYISEVTISMKASPAVAYIIPHHAVIREDKSTTKVRMVLDSSSKTSTGLSLNDVLHSGPNLQGDLFSILLNFRLFKIALSADCRQMFLQIGVREAERKFQRILYRFRPADPITTYEFNRVCFGMKSSPYHALRVVRQLIADDGHKYPTAAAIASSCTYMDDVCFSIMSDDSQQQDESVAIAAAKELIDLFKCGQFDLVKWTCNSDAVLREIPASHRASVDIEIDPGVSQKVLGLCWNKSGDYFHFKVTEPDSTCTKRTILSAVARLWDNVGLVAPVVLYAKLLIQELWLIKCDWDETPPPHIVDLWERFCSELPKLNGIQIPRHLGVAQGCTINLLGFGDASERAYGGVVYLQVLKGDEVAVRLVCSKSKVCPLKTVSVARLELCAAVLLAKLMRKVQDNFEPRYNINEVYAFTDSKVALCWIQSSPHRWQTFVANRVVKIIEAIPANCFHHVAGLENPADCLSRGLTPSKLVDHPLWFTGPAWASKHPSEWPLRELDRESIGEVPELKPLAHAATTDVSESPLYSLAQRISSWSRLLRIVVYVYRILKPKPRFSALSRNDLEFAEGKIISSLQSEHFSDDIDKIKSKRYCSPALQKLKPFLDKDGLIRVGGRLSNADMKYSQKHPIVLPRRDHVVNMIVDYFHRKHLHAGPESLMTILRLQYWILSARRVIRDRVAKCNTCFRANPQSSLPLMADLPSCRVNQVNKPFTHTGCDYAGPLQYTPTRGRGVKSRKAWLCIFTCLTTRCLHIEIATELSTANFLAALKRFLARRGPVQCIYSDNGTNFTGANSYMRDLYKFLDGHRPHLEMELAENRIDWKFIPPASPHFGGAWESMVKIVKNHLFKVIGTQILSYEELLTTLAQIEALVNSRPLTALSSDPAEPSALTPAHFLNTAPLLSLPAPLVESGNLRDRHALLDKIVQSFWQRWRAEYLHQLQSRAKWTTPSVPIVTGTVVVIKVDNAPPFSWPLGVVEAVHPSKDGSTRVVTVRTNKGSFVRPVVRLCPLPNQ from the exons ATGGCGAAAGATACAAGAAATATCGAAAGCGTCGACAGCGCGTATTATGAAGACGAGCTGTCGATGCTTGAAGCAAAACGCAATATCTTCTTTGAGCTCGTCCAGGGTATTTACAAAAAATCGCTAGTTGTCGATACCGATTTAGCCAGTCGCGAGAGTTTCCTTGATGCTGCTGACACTATCGACGAACTCCGATCAGAGTTCAAAGAGGTGGTTAATGAGTATAATCGTACGTTGCTAAGAGCTAGGGCGGCTGCTGTCCCTAATTATCAGCCGATTATAGCCTTCGAAGATTTGTACTGCCGCATCAGGAGAGTGGTTAAGCGGCTGCAACCAGCCGCACcgccggcctcttcgctgccttctatagtggaGAGAGCCAGACCTTCTTTGCCAAcgatggaactggtagcgttcgATGGAGATATACGTAACTGGCCGCTTTTCTACGCTAGTTTTAAATCCAGAGTGCACGAAAATCTGTCGCTTACTGATGAAGAGAAGCTCTTCTATCTTATTGGGAAATTGTCACCAAAAGCTCAAGCCGTCATCGCGGGTATAACTCCGAGCGCTGAAAACTATCAGCTTATCATCGATAGTCTAATTGACAGATTTCAAGACAAGCGCACTCTTGCCTCGACCTACATGGATCAAATGCTCAATTTAAAGATTAATGGTCCCGCTTCCTCGTCTAATTTTCAAACATTCATCGATAAGTTTGTCACAGCTGCGAATGCGCTTAAGTCGCTTAAGCTCGATGATTTATGCGATTTCATGCTCCTTCATATGGCATTAAAGAAGCTAGACCAGGAAACTCTTCGAGCATTTGAAATGTTACACCGAGATACGAAATTGCCTACCTTCCGCAATTTGACAGATTTTATGAAGAGTCAGTTTAGGATTTATCAAAATGTGCAACCAAGCACCGTCGTCGTCTCCGCCGCAGCAAATCCATCGCGCGAAAAAGGTGTTAAGTCGTCTCAGCCGCGTAGTGCCGCACCAAAACTACAAAGTTATGTTGCTTGCGCGAGCACTACTAAATGTATTTGTGACAATATTGTTCATggacatttatttaaatgtccGTCCCTCAACAGTTTAACGCCTTCCGAACGCTTCAAACGCGCTAAAGAGCTTAAGGCATGTGTTAACTGCCTAAGTATCAAACACCGCACCCGCGAGTGCAATTCCGAGGTGAAATGTCGAGTTTGTCATCAAAAGCATCATACTCTGTTGCATTTTGACAAAGACAAGGATGAAAGAGCTACGACGTCTGATGTGTCAAGTGTATCTGCGAGCGCCGTAGCTAAGTCGTCTTCACCGCCGCCGGAAAGCACATCTTGTAACACGTCTATCGTGACTCAAGCACTAGCGGCCTCTAACAATAAGATGTCAAAACAAAACTCAACATCTTCGTGTGATACGGTATTGCTGTCCACCGCAAAGGTTATCGTCCGCGATAATAAGGGTGGCACGCAAGTCGTCAAATGTTTACTTGACACCGCGTCACAAAGTAACTTCATTACTGAGGAGTGTT atattaaaatattttcgcgATTCGACGAAAACGTCAACTTtgacgtttcgagttttgtGGTCGATCGCATCACCGACGATTTGCCATCAGTGCCGGTTGACATGTCAACCCTCACACATGTTCATGGCCTCCCTTTGGCTGACGACACGTTGGATACGCCCGTCGCAATTGATGTACTGGTGGGTGCAACTATATTTCCACATTTGTTACTGCCGCACATTGTTAAAAGCGATGTGGACTATCTGCCACCGGCTATTCAGACAGTATTGGGGTATATTTTAATGGGTTCGGTCCCTGCTTTACAGTCAccgcgtaaatatacttcagcATGTTGTACTTCTATTCAAGACTCCACAGACAACCTTCTCAAAAGGTTTTGGGAACTTGAGGAAATATCCGCTCCGCCCGCTCAAAGTCAAGATGACCTTGAATGCGAGGATTATTTTCGCGCCACCACTACGCGCGACGCTAATGGTAGATATACTGTCGCATTGCCTTTCCGAGATGACGTGTTCAAGCTCGGAGAGTCGCATTCTGCTGCTAAGAGGCGCTTTCTTTGCCTTGAAAGAAAGCTAGAGTCATCGAGTGTGTTACGTGCCGCCTATGACGATATCATTCGTGAATACGTCAGTAAGGGTTACATATCGGAGGTAACTATCTCCATGAAGGCCTCTCCAGCTGTCGCATACATAATTCCTCACCATGCTGTCATACGCGAGGACAAATCAACGACCAAAGTGCGCATGGTCCTGGATTCGAGTAGCAAGACAAGCACAGGTCTGTCGCTGAATGACGTTTTGCACTCAGGGCCCAATCTTCAAGGGGATTTGTTTTCAATCCTTCTGAACTTTCGCTTATTCAAAATAGCGCTTTCGGCCGATTGTCGCCAAATGTTTTTACAGATTGGTGTTCGCGAAGCGGAACGCAAGTTTCAACGAATCTTATATAGATTCCGCCCGGCAGATCCCATTACCACATACGAATTTAATCGCGTGTGTTTTGGTATGAAGTCGAGTCCCTATCACGCGCTCCGCGTCGTCCGTCAGCTAATTGCAGACGACGGGCATAAGTACCCAACGGCAGCGGCGATCGCGTCCTCTTGTACATACATGGATGACGTATGCTTTAGCATTATGTCAGATGACTCGCAGCAGCAGGATGAGTCTGTTGCTATCGCCGCGGCTAAGGAGCTGATTGATTTATTCAAATGCGGTCAATTTGATCTTGTGAAATGGACCTGCAATTCAGACGCCGTGCTACGCGAAATACCTGCTTCGCATCGGGCTTCCGTAGACATTGAAATCGACCCAGGGGTCTCCCAAAAGGTCCTTGGCTTATGTTGGAATAAATCTGGTGATTACTTTCATTTCAAGGTGACAGAGCCAGACTCAACGTGCACTAAAAGGACGATCTTGTCCGCAGTGGCACGTCTATGGGATAACGTGGGCTTAGTAGCTCCAGTTGTCTTATACGCAAAACTCCTCATCCAGGAGCTTTGGTTGATCAAATGCGACTGGGATGAGACTCCCCCACCCCATATTGTGGATTTATGGGAACGATTCTGTTCGGAGTTGCCAAAGCTCAATGGAATCCAAATACCGCGCCATCTTGGAGTAGCACAGGGTTGTACTATAAACCTTTTAGGCTTCGGTGATGCATCCGAGCGTGCATATGGAGGCGTCGTATACCTTCAGGTTCTAAAGGGAGACGAAGTGGCAGTTCGGCTGGTGTGTTCCAAGTCGAAGGTCTGTCCCCTTAAAACAGTCTCCGTCGCGAGATTGGAACTGTGTGCTGCGGTCCTCCTGGCAAAGCTCATGCGGAAGGTGCAAGATAACTTCGAACCTCGTTATAACATTAACGAGGTCTACGCGTTTACAGACTCGAAAGTTGCTCTCTGCTGGATTCAGTCATCCCCCCACCGCTGGCAAACGTTTGTTGCCAACCGGGTAGTTAAGATTATCGAAGCTATTCCGGCCAACTGCTTCCATCATGTGGCGGGCTTAGAAAATCCCGCGGATTGCTTGTCCCGTGGCCTGACGCCTTCTAAGCTCGTGGACCATCCTTTGTGGTTCACGGGACCGGCTTGGGCTTCCAAGCATCCATCGGAATGGCCTTTAAGGGAGCTCGATCGAGAGTCCATCGGTGAAGTGCCGGAGCTTAAGCCTCTTGCACACGCTGCAACTACGGATGTGTCAGAGTCACCACTTTATTCACTCGCTCAGCGAATATCGTCGTGGTCTCGATTATTGCGCATCGTGGTATACGTGTACCGCATTCTTAAACCGAAACCGCGCTTCTCAGCACTTTCCCGAAATGACCTAGAGTTCGCTGAGGgtaaaattatttcatcgttGCAAAGTGAACACTTTAGCGAcgacattgataaaataaagagcAAAAGGTATTGCTCACCTGCCTTGCAAAAGCTTAAACCATTCTTAGATAAAGACGGGCTGATTCGTGTTGGAGGCAGGCTGTCAAATGCTGACATGAAATATTCGCAGAAACACCCAATTGTGCTTCCACGACGTGATCATGTAGTCAATATGATCGTCGACTATTTCCACAGAAAGCATTTGCACGCTGGTCCTGAGTCATTAATGACTATACTTAGGCTTCAGTATTGGATACTGTCGGCTCGTCGTGTCATTCGCGACCGCGTTGCCAAATGCAACACGTGTTTCAGAGCGAATCCACAATCGTCTCTCCCGCTCATGGCAGACCTACCGAGCTGTCGCGTGAATCAAGTGAATAAACCGTTTACACATACGGGGTGTGATTATGCAGGTCCCTTGCAGTACACTCCTACTCGAGGCAGAGGAGTCAAGAGTCGCAAGGCTTGGTTATGCATTTTCACTTGCCTCACGACGCGCTGCCTTCATATCGAGATAGCGACGGAATTGAGTACCGCCAATTTTTTGGCTGCTTTAAAGCGCTTCTTGGCGCGGCGTGGCCCCGTACAATGCATATATTCGGACAATGGGACTAATTTTACCGGTGCCAACTCTTACATGCGTGACCTCTACAAGTTTTTAGACGGTCATCGTCCACATTTGGAGATGGAGCTCGCGGAGAACCGCATTGATTGGAAGTTCATTCCTCCCGCTTCTCCACACTTCGGAGGCGCATGGGAAAGCATggtgaaaatagtaaaaaatcacCTTTTCAAGGTAATCGGTACGCAAATACTGTCATATGAGGAGCTTCTGACTACGCTTGCGCAGATAGAGGCCCTTGTAAATTCGCGACCACTGACAGCTCTGAGTAGTGATCCCGCTGAGCCTTCAGCTCTCACCCCGGCTCATTTCCTCAACACTGCTCCGCTGTTGTCCTTACCTGCTCCATTGGTCGAGTCAGGTAATTTGCGTGACCGACATGCACTTCTGGATAAGATAGTGCAGTCCTTCTGGCAACGTTGGCGTGCAGAATATCTGCATCAGTTGCAGTCTCGAGCTAAATGGACCACGCCATCAGTTCCTATCGTAACTGGTACAGTGGTTGTCATAAAAGTAGATAATGCGCCGCCATTTTCATGGCCTTTAGGCGTCGTAGAGGCAGTACATCCTTCGAAGGACGGCTCAACCCGCGTTGTCACTGTCAGGACAAATAAAGGAAGTTTCGTCCGTCCTGTCGTGCGATTATGCCCTCTGCCTAACCAATAA